AACAATAGAGCTTAAACTAATGGCCACAAAAGAGAAGAGGAGACAAGTTTACCTTGACTATGTTCTGTGCTTCTCTTCCCTGTCTCCCCTTAGATATAGCCTATAAATGAAGAACCGAAACAATTAAGTATTAGAAATACAGAAATTATTTGGTTATAGCAGGCGATGACATTAGGAAACTTGGGAAACAAATTGAGTCctataatttgcttcattcaCTTGCCTATGTCGGGATATATCTTGATCAACTTTTTTAAGGCTCAAGCCAAGAACGTCTAATTACACAGCACAATTTTACGGAAGCTGGGTGAAGCAACAAAGAAATAATGTTTGAACCTCCATCATTCTCTCGTAGAAAATTGTTTATGAGGTAAACCAAAGCGATTCGAAAGGCAGTTTAAGGTATTCCAAACAAAACTGAGGACTAGAAGGTTGTACACACCATTTGTCCAACTGCAGTTGTTATGATAGCAGGACTGCTTCTACATCGAAGTCCATCAGCCTCAAACACCCCGGACTGTTCAAGCACCTACATGCGTAAAATGAATGCAGCGTTATTATTATCCACAAATCACACGGctcatgcatatatattaaacaatgAAAGTTGACAGAACAAGTAAGAAGCAGCTGAAGCTAGAGTCGTCTTCTTCTTcctgattatttattttatttattctttattttcaagaaaggGAATCAAGATTCCCATGCCCatccatttaaatattaattgtcgAATTTTCTAACCTGAACAAAAGCTGCATCGAATAAAAAGTTATGCACACAAACTACCTTTAAGggaataaaattacaaagacaAGATGCATGGcatcatcaataataattcTCTTGATTAtgcttaaaagaaaaattgagtATGAGTGAAATGACCTTCATATTGTTtacatgaaagaaaataaatttaacaccCTAATAAGTAAAACCCTAACCACAAACTGAGAACggataaaattattgatgacAATTGTCCACCCCTGATTCATCTCTGATTACAATACAGCAATAAGATTAAATGAGATTGGAAGTTCTAATACAACCTTACAGCAACTACAGGAGAATTACTTAGGATAGAACTACAACCTTTCACAAATGTTGGGTTGCCTAAGTAGGGGCCTCGTTGGCTGGGGGAATTGGGCATATAACATACTAATGATAGACTTTTCAAATTCCAGCGTGCttctataagaaaaaatatctgACAACTTAATTGCAAAACTTCCtacaaaaaatccaattacACCAGTGCACCAGCATACTTTGACATGGCACCACAAACACTGAAGTCTTTCCTACCACCACCATGACAACGAACTTCTCCAACACAGTCGTCATCAAAATACTCTACATTAGAGGGAGGTGCAAGGGTCGTACTTGCTGCTAGTTGTGGAGGCAAATATTGTACAGTGAAGCTCTAGCAACatttaacagaaaaatagtTTCAAATTCAGCTGTGAACTAAAAAAACCAGACAATCgactgaaaaatattaacttttgaaaataattccAACACAGTCTCCTTAGATTCTAAAACATACAGAAATCCACTTGTTGAATCAAGTTAATTTTCCGAAAGAAGTACTCCAACCAGTTCAATTACAAGTCCCAAACTCACTCATTAACTATAAAcatgattaaaaatgaagaaagaaaaccaacaacgaaaaaaataaataagaattcaGATTGTACCATAGTTCCCTCAGCATCCTGCTCACTGGCGAGGTCTTGAAGAAACCACGTGGCACTTCCTTGATCCGCTACGTCAGTCTTCAAGTCCAGCAGCTCGAATATCAAACTCTCATCTCGAGCTGGATCCACAAACACCTCCTGTAACAAAAATACTTTGATCAATCCTCAAATACGCAAAAACGGAAAACcaagcaaaaattaaacatacatAAGAAATTGCTAACCTGATGATCAGGAACTTGGCGTATGTAACTTACATCCTACACATTCAAAGTAATCATTCATCCACACCACATTAATACTGactgaaaacaaacatatgaaatagcaatataaaaataagccAGAAAAATCGCAAACCACGAAGCGCAGGGGAAAGGTGGAGACGATAGCGCCGCCGAAGAGAGGGCGTTCAGCGCATAAATCTTCAGGCATTTTTGTTCCTCTTGCAAAACAATtgcgaaaataaaaataaattgttcaaattttcGGAATTTATATGTGAAATTGGAAGAGGGTAGTGGAAGAGTCTGGGGAGGGAGTTGGAAGCTGAGACTAAACGGTGGCGTTAGCTTTATTACGACGCTGGGTCGGGCCGGGTGTGATCAAACCCGATATTAACATATTCGGGTCAGGAAAAGTGGATTCGGTTATGGAGCAAAAATAATGTAGACATGACTTGGGAAGCTTGCTTCTGAGTTATCAGAGCCAGGTTTCGATCCTGGGACCTGTGGGTTATGGGCCCACCACGCTTCCGCTGCGCCACTCTGATTTGTTGCATTTTATCTCGCTGAAAATACTACTTTTCCACGATAGAAAacctatttattttaagtaacatttcataattttgtatttgaagAGCAATAAGTATCAAAGAAACAACTCtccttttatatttgaaattaaaagggATCATTATACTGCCcttcttttacattttatgtaattgtatataattttttatgattcaagaaattatatttaatacacttaatatttatttttgtttaataaatagattcatACGTTAGttaaaacttattaaatttattgatattagtaaaagaatt
This region of Sesamum indicum cultivar Zhongzhi No. 13 linkage group LG4, S_indicum_v1.0, whole genome shotgun sequence genomic DNA includes:
- the LOC105159956 gene encoding ran guanine nucleotide release factor translates to MPEDLCAERPLFGGAIVSTFPLRFVDVSYIRQVPDHQEVFVDPARDESLIFELLDLKTDVADQGSATWFLQDLASEQDAEGTMVLEQSGVFEADGLRCRSSPAIITTAVGQMAISKGRQGREAQNIVKVYLANLRLKDVATDVLITAYEPMLINPLSETAATVGAGLPVPAAQSGCLPMADVFKSAVTTFKVNDWSLFGAVA